In one Paramisgurnus dabryanus chromosome 21, PD_genome_1.1, whole genome shotgun sequence genomic region, the following are encoded:
- the ca6 gene encoding carbonic anhydrase 6, with product MKILQVLLYAGFVNFALAGIDGAKWTYSDGDLDQKHWAEKFPECGKTKQSPIDIQRRKVQYNPGMPPLELSGYDAMKGPFKMTNNGHSVEIQLPPSMTITKGLPDQYTAVQMHLHWGGWDMEESGSEHTVDGIRYMAELHVVHYNSGKYKSFAEAKDKPDGLAVLAFFYEDGHFENTYYSDFIANLAKVKYAGQSMEISNINIRAMLPENLNHFFRYEGSLTTPPCYESILWTVFDTPVTLSHNQIRKLESTLMDSYNKTLLNDYRIAQPLNDRVVESSFLPRLGKGGICRQEEIESKLKKIESIIMSLDKKIMTGPTPTGPQTLSPLVLYFPENNAERYASVNLTQPMSLKSFSACMNIRTPLLNGMTVLSTSSIENELVITFGNTVSIWIGRESVNFPFNQKVSDWTNYCFTWASDTGKTELWVNGQEGQEKYIKRGYTISLGESLILGTDQDGFMGIWTKNAFVGYMTDVNVWNYVLNKDEITEQMLCSNGKVKGNVMSWGITQLSLYGGVQLHAEQVCP from the exons ATGAAGATCTTACAAGTGCTGTTATACGCCGGTTTTGTGAATTTTGCACTGGCTGGAATAGACGGAGCAAAATGGACATACTCGG ATGGAGATCTGGATCAGAAGCACTGGGCAGAAAAGTTTCCTGAGTGCGGTAAGACTAAACAGTCTCCCATTGACATCCAGCGCCGGAAAGTTCAGTATAATCCAGGAATGCCTCCGCTCGAGTTGTCTGGTTACGATGCGATGAAAGGACCATTTAAGATGACAAACAATGGACATTCAG TGGAAATTCAGCTGCCACCCTCAATGACGATCACGAAAGGATTGCCAGACCAATACACTGCTGTCCAAATGCATCTGCACTGGGGAGGCTGGGACATGGAAGAGAGCGGATCAGAGCACACAGTGGATGGCATACGCTATATGGCAGAA CTCCATGTGGTCCACTACAACTCTGGTAAATACAAGAGCTTTGCAGAAGCCAAAGATAAACCCGACGGTCTAGCagttttagcatttttttaCGAG GATGGGCATTTTGAGAACACATACTACAGTGATTTTATTGCAAACCTGGCAAAAGTCAAGTATGCAG GCCAGTCCATGGAGATCTCTAATATAAACATTCGCGCTATGCTCCCAGAAAACCTCAACCACTTTTTCAGATATGAAGGCTCTCTGACCACACCTCCATGCTACGAGAGCATTCTGTGGACAGTGTTTGATACTCCCGTCACCCTCTCCCACAATCAG ATCAGGAAATTGGAGAGCACGTTAATGGACAGTTATAATAAAACCCTGTTGAACGACTACCGCATTGCTCAGCCTCTGAATGACCGAGTGGTGGAGTCCTCGTTCCTCCCACGCCTGGGCAAAGGAG GAATTTGTCGTCAGGAGGAGATTGAATCCAAGCTTAAAAAGATTGAGAGCATTATTATGTCACTGGACAAAAAGATTATGACAG GACCAACACCTACAG GTCCACAAACCCTATCACCGCTGGTCCTGTACTTCCCTGAAAATAATGCGGAGAGGTATGCCTCTGTAAACTTGACCCAACCCATGTCTCTCAAGTCCTTCTCAGCCTGCATGAACATCCGTACACCACTCCTAAATGGAATGACCGTGCTGTCCACCTCAAGCATTGAAAATGAACTTGTGATCACCTTTGGCAATACAGTGAGTATTTGGATCGGCAGAGAGAGTGTAAATTTTCCCTTTAACCAGAAAGTCAGCGACTGGACAAACTATTGCTTCACGTGGGCATCAGATACTGGAAAGACGGAACTGTGGGTAAACGGACAAGAAGGCCAAGAGAAGTACATTAAGAGAGGCTATACTATTTCACTTGGAGAATCCCTCATTTTGGGAACGGACCAGGATGGCTTTATGGGGATCTGGACAAAGAATGCATTCGTAGGTTACATGACGGATGTAAATGTGTGGAATTACGTGCTCAATAAGGATGAGATAACAGAGCAGATGCTTTGTAGTAATGGGAAAGTTAAAGGGAATGTAATGAGCTGGGGTATTACACAGCTCAGTCTGTATGGTGGAGTTCAGCTTCATGCTGAGCAGGTTTGcccctga
- the eno1a gene encoding enolase 1a, (alpha) isoform X2 — translation MSILRIQSREIFDSRGNPTVEVDLYTKKGLFRAAVPSGASTGIYEALELRDNDKTRYMGKGVKRAVKYVNEFLGPALCNQSVSVLEQEKIDQLMLDMDGTDNKSKFGANAILGVSLAVCKAGAAEKGVPLYRHIADLAGNPEVILPVPAFNVINGGSHAGNKLAMQEFMILPVGASSFKEAMRIGAEVYHNLKNVIKEKYGKDATNVGDEGGFAPNILENKEALELLKNAISKAGYTDKIVIGMDVAASEFYKGGKYDLDFKSPDDPSRYITPDQLADLYKSFVKDYPVVSIEDPFDQDDWEAWTNFTASTSIQVVGDDLTVTNPKRIAKAVTDKACNCLLLKVNQIGSVTESLQACKMAQSNGWGVMVSHRSGETEDTFIADLVVGLCTGQIKTGAPCRSERLAKYNQLLRIEEELGDKARFAGKKFRRPI, via the exons ATGTCCATCCTGAGGATTCAATCTCGTGAGATTTTCGACTCCCGTGGAAACCCCACGGTGGAGGTTGATCTCTACACCAAAAAAG GTCTCTTCAGAGCTGCAGTGCCAAGTGGTGCTTCTACTGGTATCTATGAAGCCCTTGAACTCCGCGACAATGACAAGACACGTTATATGGGAAAAG GGGTGAAAAGGGCTGTTAAATATGTAAATGAGTTCTTGGGCCCTGCTTTATGTAATCAG AGCGTGTCAGTCTTGGAGCAGGAGAAGATCGACCAGCTGATGCTGGATATGGATGGCACAGACAACAAGT CAAAGTTTGGTGCCAATGCCATCCTGGGCGTTTCCCTGGCTGTGTGCAAGGCTGGTGCTGCAGAGAAAGGCGTCCCTCTCTATCGCCACATTGCAGACCTCGCTGGCAACCCTGAAGTCATTCTTCCAGTACCT GCCTTCAATGTTATCAACGGCGGCTCTCATGCTGGTAACAAGCTAGCCATGCAGGAGTTCATGATCCTCCCTGTTGGCGCCAGCAGCTTCAAAGAGGCCATGCGCATCGGTGCTGAAGTTTATCACAACTTAAAGAATGTTATCAAGGAGAAGTATGGCAAAGATGCCACCAATGTGGGCGATGAAGGTGGCTTCGCCCCCAACATCCTGGAAAACAAAGAAG CCCTTGAGCTCTTGAAGAATGCTATCAGCAAAGCTGGCTACACTGACAAGATTGTGATTGGCATGGATGTGGCCGCCTCTGAGTTCTACAAGGGTGGCAAATACGACCTGGACTTCAAATCACCTGACGATCCCAGCCGTTACATCACCCCTGATCAGCTGGCCGATCTCTACAAGAGCTTTGTCAAGGATTACCCCG TGGTCTCCATCGAGGATCCATTTGACCAGGATGACTGGGAGGCGTGGACCAACTTTACTGCCAGCACCAGTATCCAGGTGGTGGGTGATGACCTCACAGTGACCAACCCCAAGCGCATCGCTAAAGCCGTAACTGATAAGGCCTGCAACTGCCTGCTGCTCAAGGTCAACCAGATCGGATCAGTCACCGAGTCCCTCCAGGC ctGTAAGATGGCTCAGTCCAACGGTTGGGGTGTGATGGTCAGTCACCGCTCTGGAGAAACAGAAGACACTTTCATTGCTGACCTGGTGGTCGGACTCTGCACTGGCCAG atcaAGACCGGTGCTCCATGCCGATCCGAGCGCCTGGCCAAGTACAATCAGCTGCTGAG GATTGAAGAGGAGCTTGGTGACAAGGCTCGCTTCGCTGGCAAGAAGTTCAGGAGGCCCATCTGA
- the eno1a gene encoding enolase 1a, (alpha) isoform X1 — protein MSILRIQSREIFDSRGNPTVEVDLYTKKGLFRAAVPSGASTGIYEALELRDNDKTRYMGKGVSKAVEHINKTIAPALVSQSVSVLEQEKIDQLMLDMDGTDNKSKFGANAILGVSLAVCKAGAAEKGVPLYRHIADLAGNPEVILPVPAFNVINGGSHAGNKLAMQEFMILPVGASSFKEAMRIGAEVYHNLKNVIKEKYGKDATNVGDEGGFAPNILENKEALELLKNAISKAGYTDKIVIGMDVAASEFYKGGKYDLDFKSPDDPSRYITPDQLADLYKSFVKDYPVVSIEDPFDQDDWEAWTNFTASTSIQVVGDDLTVTNPKRIAKAVTDKACNCLLLKVNQIGSVTESLQACKMAQSNGWGVMVSHRSGETEDTFIADLVVGLCTGQIKTGAPCRSERLAKYNQLLRIEEELGDKARFAGKKFRRPI, from the exons ATGTCCATCCTGAGGATTCAATCTCGTGAGATTTTCGACTCCCGTGGAAACCCCACGGTGGAGGTTGATCTCTACACCAAAAAAG GTCTCTTCAGAGCTGCAGTGCCAAGTGGTGCTTCTACTGGTATCTATGAAGCCCTTGAACTCCGCGACAATGACAAGACACGTTATATGGGAAAAG GTGTCTCAAAAGCTGTTGAGCATATCAATAAAACAATTGCACCTGCTCTGGTTAGCCAG AGCGTGTCAGTCTTGGAGCAGGAGAAGATCGACCAGCTGATGCTGGATATGGATGGCACAGACAACAAGT CAAAGTTTGGTGCCAATGCCATCCTGGGCGTTTCCCTGGCTGTGTGCAAGGCTGGTGCTGCAGAGAAAGGCGTCCCTCTCTATCGCCACATTGCAGACCTCGCTGGCAACCCTGAAGTCATTCTTCCAGTACCT GCCTTCAATGTTATCAACGGCGGCTCTCATGCTGGTAACAAGCTAGCCATGCAGGAGTTCATGATCCTCCCTGTTGGCGCCAGCAGCTTCAAAGAGGCCATGCGCATCGGTGCTGAAGTTTATCACAACTTAAAGAATGTTATCAAGGAGAAGTATGGCAAAGATGCCACCAATGTGGGCGATGAAGGTGGCTTCGCCCCCAACATCCTGGAAAACAAAGAAG CCCTTGAGCTCTTGAAGAATGCTATCAGCAAAGCTGGCTACACTGACAAGATTGTGATTGGCATGGATGTGGCCGCCTCTGAGTTCTACAAGGGTGGCAAATACGACCTGGACTTCAAATCACCTGACGATCCCAGCCGTTACATCACCCCTGATCAGCTGGCCGATCTCTACAAGAGCTTTGTCAAGGATTACCCCG TGGTCTCCATCGAGGATCCATTTGACCAGGATGACTGGGAGGCGTGGACCAACTTTACTGCCAGCACCAGTATCCAGGTGGTGGGTGATGACCTCACAGTGACCAACCCCAAGCGCATCGCTAAAGCCGTAACTGATAAGGCCTGCAACTGCCTGCTGCTCAAGGTCAACCAGATCGGATCAGTCACCGAGTCCCTCCAGGC ctGTAAGATGGCTCAGTCCAACGGTTGGGGTGTGATGGTCAGTCACCGCTCTGGAGAAACAGAAGACACTTTCATTGCTGACCTGGTGGTCGGACTCTGCACTGGCCAG atcaAGACCGGTGCTCCATGCCGATCCGAGCGCCTGGCCAAGTACAATCAGCTGCTGAG GATTGAAGAGGAGCTTGGTGACAAGGCTCGCTTCGCTGGCAAGAAGTTCAGGAGGCCCATCTGA